A section of the Hevea brasiliensis isolate MT/VB/25A 57/8 chromosome 17, ASM3005281v1, whole genome shotgun sequence genome encodes:
- the LOC110662650 gene encoding uncharacterized protein LOC110662650: protein MEGANTPCQSDQDDLLVGESTKGSSKGALSIEDLENEQQPEFCKRTVHRSVDGVMNDSGSTNCQFQALVESFLGLIFECERNMHFSFASIKWLVEKNQSCYTGCQR, encoded by the exons ATGGAAGGTGCTAATACTCCTTGTCAAAGTGATCAAGATGATTTATTGGTAGGAGAATCAACAAAGGGCTCATCTAAGGGAGCTTTGTCAATTGAGGATTTGGAAAATGAGCAGCAG CCGGAATTTTGTAAAAGAACCGTTCACAGATCAG TGGACGGTGTCATGAATGATAGTGGTTCTACCAACTGCCAGTTTCAAGCTCTTGTTGAGAGCTTTCTGGGCCTGATTTTCGAGTGTGAAAGGAATATGCATTTCAGCTTTGCATCAATCAAGTG GTTGGTGGAGAAGAACCAGAGCTGCTATACCGGGTGTCAACGTTAG
- the LOC110662691 gene encoding DDT domain-containing protein PTM, producing MEFVGKIVEKEFKGYGFFSGIIKSYDASSGFFEIVYEDGDSEELDFSEVSSLLKRLEADPADHKQRLGRRPKKRRRVEPRKREDPGGGEELGNSISHTRAIAETLGRNSDGVVEANGNFDMNRNVDLNDGFVGNLREVDHVNGNLGNTTFDLNEALEKGSGAVETLRKNGSVIGSLNGNCSVKEALGLNTGFNLNLNEAFDLNEGGDTNANVLGNLKKRECIDLNLDVNDDVDENTWEADLGISHTDRQMKECGFDLNFGIDEEIKDEADGDCGGEAKESVSREMVKEGSQNMDDASRALERIHNQGAIADGTLQEVRVVNDSYVGLATGIWKKDIISGEDYRFGNSVEVQDAKTIKEDSAEVVDWNQGDVSSANKEGSGGRRRRGRRRSIANSLNSAPETTIFTDATVIYGNEGEIRSVYKEKNCNQRRQRRGKLVDTSSSTLETAFIVNDDVANKDCTVVSDGKQGDMGSAYKEVTGSCRKRIKFSDHVNVTPQMTVLRRSTRRGSAKNDISTPTALSTVQDLSVSPAVSALTEEGSVKSFHKWPQESVVLPPKVQLPPSSQNLDLDGISIIDFFSAYACLRSFSTLLFSSPFELEEFVAALKCNSPSSLFDCIHVSILQTLRLHLEYLSNEGSESASICLRSLNWGLLDLNTWPVFMVEYFLIHGSDLKPCFNFSHLELLKNDYHTQPVSVKVEILRCLCDGIIETEAIRSELNRRSLGAESDLDFDRNMGVGAFKKRRAGTGMVISAGSCLTEEAVDDTTDWNSDECCLCKMDGSLICCDGCPAAFHSKCVGVANDYLPEGDWFCPECVIDRHKPWMRPRKSLRGADLLGVDCYGRVFFSSCGYLLVSDSCETESSFSYYHRDDLIAVIEVLRSSETGSSSILEAIQKHWDIPVNLCGASGNLDLCLDMCMPPAVLASSETCTIKNETNDERKPEEKFSTVCSGQINFEVSKSSSQTCVSSEGSAETTQTSLRNRNFQKEGLDCSNRSADFLNESDIQGKFPLMGGNLLTSSCLDLKSKSVIGSVANVHLSSALDPTNRNASLVQLGTGYMNYYSFGYIASSIAEELMRKSADKTMENSIKTDEEIISAQMKIISKRTAKFCWSNIPRLNVDVQKEKCGWCFTCRVSSDEIGCLFNMSLGPVQKGPVDEVVGLPSKRNKKGHLADIMRYILLIEGRLQGLLLGPWLNPHYSRLWRKTVLNASDIVSVKHLLLILESNVHQLALTGEWLKHVDSATTMGSASHIVTASTRASSKNGIGRKRVRYSEFDSNPSSKSASGLGMLWWRGGKLSRRLFSWKVLPRSLVSKAARQAGCVKIPGVLYPENSDFAKRSKYVSWRAAVESSTTVEQLALQVRELDSNIRWDDIGNTNLLSMVDKEFKKSIRLFKKVIVRRKCMEGDGAKYLLDFGKRKIIPEIVLKNGSVVEESSSERKKYWLNESYVPLYLLKSFEEKRIARRSSKMSPGKPSDAAVVVKKPSKKRDFSYLFAKAERSEYHQCGHCNKDVPIREAVCCQYCKGFFHKRHVRKSAGSITAECTYTCHRCLDGKYVKIDLKTGKSYGKRGKNNKKNMKVQHQKSKNASVGCRSARLKNGKKAVKGPWSLRSRKKKKVAVVVPLRRSPRKAKYNNSLHNKKVGGCKKDKQVKSKKATYKKPTSVASWRKKRTQTCHSYWINGLLLSRKPDDERAVHFKSKNFIAPSNNDILHQPKCHLCCEVVYTSTLNYISCERCGEWFHGDAFGLDVENSHKLIGFRCHMCRNSTPPVCPLLPTTRRHDIQNELSEEAINAVSQSKGVQNDARNELSEGATNNGPHQSEIVQNDVQIEVSEEATTVLHLSEINSLRESLANDDQCSLLVDESVQKEEQLVTTLDSDQSFAPGSRFEVGKGQLLDYVKEDTGATQISNKKLNPELISCNGNHMLKESTIDSGQDAVVTSSDQMQKLFPQCDVDVIN from the exons ATGGAGTTTGTGGGTAAAATTGTTGAGAAGGAGTTTAAGGGCTACGGTTTCTTCTCAGGAATCATCAAATCCTACGACGCGTCGTCCGGCTTCTTCGAGATCGTCTACGAGGACGGTGATTCCGAGGAGCTCGATTTCTCTGAGGTCTCTTCTCTGTTGAAGCGCTTAGAAGCTGACCCGGCTGATCACAAGCAACGGCTTGGCCGTAGGCCCAAGAAGCGCCGTCGAGTAGAGCCAAGGAAGCGCGAAGATCCAGGAGGTGGAGAAGAGTTAGGTAATTCTATTTCTCATACTCGGGCAATTGCAGAAACGTTAGGGAGAAACAGTGACGGTGTTGTAGAGGCAAATGGGAATTTCGATATGAATCGGAATGTTGATTTGAATGATGGATTTGTTGGGAATTTGAGAGAAGTTGATCATGTTAATGGGAATTTGGGAAATACGACTTTTGATTTGAATGAAGCTCTGGAGAAAGGGAGTGGAGCTGTGGAGACTTTGAGAAAAAATGGGTCTGTTATTGGGAGTTTGAATGGAAATTGTAGCGTGAAGGAGGCGCTTGGTTTGAATACTGGGTTTAACTTAAATTTGAATGAAGCGTTTGATTTGAATGAGGGGGGTGATACAAACGCCAACGTTTTGGGAAATTTGAAGAAGAGAGAGTGTATAGACTTGAATTTGGATGTAAATGATGATGTGGACGAGAATACGTGGGAGGCTGATTTGGGTATTAGTCACACTGATAGACAGATGAAGGAATGTGggtttgatttgaattttgggatTGATGAGGAAATTAAGGATGAAGCAGATGGTGATTGTGGAGGAGAAGCAAAGGAAAGTGTATCACGTGAGATGGTTAAAGAAGGGAGTCAAAACATGGATGATGCAAGTAGGGCTTTGGAGAGAATTCATAATCAAGGTGCTATTGCCGATGGGACATTGCAAGAAGTTCGTGTCGTGAATGATTCATATGTAGGGTTGGCTACGGGAATCTGGAAGAAGGATATTATTTCTGGTGAAGATTACAGGTTTGGTAATTCTGTTGAAGTGCAGGATGCCAAAACTATTAAAGAGGACTCTGCTGAGGTAGTTGATTGGAACCAAGGTGATGTGAGTAGTGCTAATAAAGAAGGGAGTGGTGGGAGGAGGAGGAGGGGGAGGAGGAGAAGCATTGCCAATAGTTTGAATTCTGCCCCAGAAACAACAATATTTACAGATGCTACAGTAATTTATGGGAATGAAGGTGAGATAAGAAGTGTATATAAAGAAAAGAATTGTAATCAGAGGAGGCAGAGGAGGGGAAAGCTTGTTGATACCTCAAGTTCTACACTGGAAACAGCGTTCATCGTAAATGACGATGTTGCCAATAAAGATTGTACTGTGGTAAGTGATGGGAAGCAAGGTGATATGGGGAGTGCATATAAAGAAGTGACTGGTAGTTGTAGAAAGAGAATAAAGTTTTCAGATCATGTGAATGTCACACCACAAATGACAGTTCTGAGGAGGAGTACTCGTCGGGGTTCTGCTAAAAATGATATTTCAACCCCAACTGCATTAAGTACAGTCCAAGATTTATCTGTGTCTCCGGCTGTTAGTGCGTTAACTGAGGAGGGATCTGTGAAATCATTTCACAAATGGCCTCAAGAGTCTGTGGTTCTTCCTCCAAAGGTGCAACTGCCACCTTCTTCACAGAATTTGGATTTGGATGGTATTTCAATAATTGACTTTTTCTCAGCTTATGCCTGTCTAAGATCATTTAGTACATTATTGTTCTCAAGTCCCTTTGAGTTGGAGGAATTTGTGGCAGCTTTGAAGTGCAACTCTCCTAGCTCATTGTTTGATTGCATTCATGTTTCCATTTTGCAAACTCTAAGATTGCATTTGGAATACCTCTCAAATGAAGGTTCTGAATCTGCTTCTATTTGCTTGAG GAGTCTTAACTGGGGTTTGCTGGACTTGAACACATGGCCTGTTTTCATGGTCGAGTACTTCCTAATCCATGGTTCTGATTTGAAACCTTGCTTCAATTTTAGTCACTTGGAGCTATTAAAAAATGACTACCACACACAGCCTGTGTCTGTGAAAGTTGAGATACTGCGATGTTTATGTGATGGTATAATTGAGACGGAAGCCATTAGGTCAGAGCTTAATAGAAGATCTTTGGGAGCTGAGTCTGACCTGGACTTTGATCGAAATATGGGTGTTGGAGCTTTCAAGAAAAGAAGGGCTGGAACTGGGATGGTCATCTCAGCTGGCTCTTGCTTAACTGAGGAGGCTGTTGATGACACCACTGACTGGAATAGTGATGAATGCTGTCTTTGTAAGATGGATGGGAGCTTAATATGCTGTGATGGTTGTCCTGCTGCCTTTCATTCAAAGTGTGTAGGTGTTGCCAATGATTATTTGCCAGAGGGTGACTGGTTCTGCCCTGAGTGTGTCATCGACAGGCATAAGCCTTGGATGAGACCTCGAAAGTCACTTCGAGGGGCGGACCTATTGGGGGTTGATTGTTATGGTCGGGTTTTTTTTAGCAGCTGTGGTTATTTATTGGT GTCAGATTCATGTGAAACTGAATCCTCATTTAGTTATTACCACAGAGATGATCTTATTGCTGTTATTGAAGTGCTGAGGTCTTCAGAGACGGGTTCTAGCAGCATATTGGAGGCAATCCAGAAGCATTGGGATATCCCTGTTAATTTATGTGGAGCAAGTGGTAATCTGGATTTATGCTTAGATATGTGCATGCCTCCAGCTGTGTTGGCATCTTCAGAAACGTGTACAATTAAAAATGAGACTAATGATGAAAGAAAACCAGAAGAAAAGTTTAGTACAGTATGTTCTGGTCAAATTAATTTTGAGGTTTCAAAGTCTTCGAGTCAAACATGTGTGAGTTCTGAAGGATCAGCTGAAACAACCCAAACAAGTTTACGGAATCGGAATTTTCAAAAAGAAGGGCTCGATTGTTCAAATAGATCTGCTGATTTCTTAAATGAATCTGATATTCAAGGGAAGTTCCCACTCATGGGAGGCAATTTGTTGACGTCATCCTGTTTGGATTTAAAAAGCAAGAGTGTAATAGGATCTGTAGCTAATGTACACCTTTCATCAGCTTTAGATCCAACAAACAGGAATGCGTCACTAGTGCAGCTGGGAACTGGTTACATGAACTATTACAGTTTTGGTTATATAGCTTCATCAATTGCAGAAGAATTGATGCGTAAGTCAGCAGACAAAACCATGGAGAACTCTATAAAAACAGATGAGGAAATCATTTCAGCACAGATGAAGATTATTTCGAAGAGAACTGCCAAGTTTTGTTGGTCAAATATTCCAAGACTGAATGTTGATGTGCAGAAAGAAAAATGTGGGTGGTGCTTCACTTGCAGGGTTTCTTCTGATGAAATAGGTTGCTTGTTTAATATGAGTTTGGGTCCAGTTCAGAAAGGGCCAGTGGATGAGGTTGTTGGCCTTCCATCAAAAAGGAACAAGAAAGGTCATCTTGCAGATATAATGAGATATATTCTCTTGATTGAAGGCAGGTTGCAGGGGCTTCTGCTAGGTCCATGGCTGAATCCACATTATAGCAGGCTTTGGCGTAAAACTGTTCTTAATGCATCAGATATTGTATCCGTGAAACATTTACTTCTCATA TTAGAGTCAAATGTGCATCAGCTGGCACTTACAGGGGAGTGGTTGAAACATGTGGATTCTGCCACCACTATGGGTTCAGCTTCTCATATTGTCACAGCTTCAACGCGTGCTTCTTCAAAGAATGGAATTGGCAGGAAGAGGGTTAGGTACTCAGAATTTGATTCTAATCCTTCTTCAAAATCTGCCAGTGGATTAGGTATGTTATGGTGGAGGGGTGGTAAGCTTTCTCGCCGGTTATTCAGTTGGAAGGTTTTACCTCGCTCCTTAGTGTCCAAGGCTGCCAGACAAG CTGGATGTGTGAAGATACCAGGTGTGTTATATCCTGAGAATTCAGATTTTGCAAAGAGGAGCAAATATGTCTCTTGGCGAGCTGCAGTGGAGTCATCAACTACTGTAGAACAGCTTGCTTTGCAG GTTAGAGAGCTTGATTCTAACATCAGGTGGGACGATATTGGAAACACAAATCTGCTGTCAATGGTGGACAAGGAATTTAAAAAATCAATCCGGCTATTCAAGAAAGTAATTGTCCGTAGGAAGTGCATGGAAGGAGATGGGGCAAAGTATCTTCTTGATTTTGGCAAGAGGAAAATTATTCCTGAAATCGTTTTAAAGAATGGATCTGTGGTTGAAGAATCCTCCAGTGAGAGGAAGAAATATTGGTTGAATGAATCATATGTACCATTGTATCTCTTGAAAagttttgaagagaaaagaattgcCCGCAGATCTAGTAAGATGAGTCCTGGGAAACCTTCTGATGCTGCTGTAGTAGTGAAGAAGCCCTCAAAGAAAAGAGATTTCTCATATCTTTTTGCAAAAGCTGAAAGATCCGAGTACCATCAGTGTGGTCACTGTAACAAAGATGTTCCAATCAG GGAGGCTGTGTGCTGTCAGTATTGCAAGG GATTTTTCCATAAAAGGCATGTGAGGAAGTCAGCTGGTTCCATCACTGCTGAATGTACATATACATGCCACCGATGCCTTGATGGGAAATATGTGAAAATTGACTTAAAAACGGGCAAGAGTTATGGAAAAAGAGGGAAAAATAACAAGAAAAATATGAAAGTTCAGCATCAAAAGTCAAAAAATGCCTCTGTGGGTTGCAGGTCAGCGCGACTTAAAAACGGTAAAAAAGCTGTGAAAGGCCCGTGGTCGCTACGATcacgaaaaaaaaagaaagttgcTGTTGTTGTACCTCTTCGTCGTTCTCCTAGGAAAGCTAAATACAACAACTCTTTGCATAATAAGAAAGTTGGAGGATGCAAGAAAGATAAACAGGTCAAATCCAAAAAAGCAACATATAAGAAACCAACAAGTGTTGCTTCATGGCGCAAGAAGAGGACACAGACTTGTCATAGTTACTGGATTAATGGTCTTCTGTTGTCTAGAAAGCCAGATGATGAACGTGCGGTGCATTTTAAGAGTAAAAATTTTATTGCCCCTTCCAACAACGACATACTTCATCAACCCAAATGCCATCTTTGCTGTGAAGTTGTATACACATCTACCTTGAATTATATTTCTTGCGAGAGGTGTGGTG AGTGGTTTCACGGAGATGCTTTTGGACTTGATGTGGAGAACAGCCATAAGCTTATTGGATTTAGGTGCCACATGTGCCGAAATAGTACCCCTCCTGTTTGCCCACTATTACCAACCACAAGAAGACATGATATTCAGAATGAACTCTCTGAGGAAGCAATCAATGCTGTCTCACAAAGTAAGGGAGTGCAAAATGATGCTCGGAATGAACTTTCAGAGGGAGCAACAAATAATGGCCCGCATCAAAGTGAGATAGTGCAAAATGATGTTCAGATTGAAGTTTCTGAGGAAGCAACCACTGTCCTGCATCTAAGTGAGATAAATTCATTGCGAGAGTCGCTTGCAAATGACGATCAATGTTCACTTCTTGTTGATGAGTCTGTTCAAAAGGAGGAGCAGTTAGTTACTACACTGGATTCAGATCAGAGTTTTGCGCCTGGATCTAGGTTTGAAGTGGGCAAAGGGCAGTTACTCGATTATGTGAAGGAGGATACTGGTGCAACTCAAATTTCTAACAAGAAATTGAATCCAGAACTTATATCATGTAATGGAAATCATATGCTTAAAGAGAGCACAATTGATTCGGGACAAGATGCTGTTGTAACTTCATCTGATCAAATGCAAAAGCTCTTCCCACAATGTGATGTGGATGTGATAAACTGA